The following proteins are encoded in a genomic region of Deltaproteobacteria bacterium:
- the gnd gene encoding decarboxylating 6-phosphogluconate dehydrogenase — protein MRLALIGLGRMGLNMTRRLLGGGHEVVVYNRSQDKVKLIEKEGAEGTASLQELVAGMKPPRILWMMLPAGQVIDQHIEDLTPLLSPGDILVDGGNTYYKDDIRRADQLKFRGIHYADAGVSGGIWGLKEGYCLMIGGEKEDFLTLEPVFSTLAPAEGYAYCGPTGAGHFVKMVHNGIEYGLMAAYGEGFSLLNASPYGNHLEFSKIAHLWNRGSVIRSWLLELLEDAFKKDPKLTYIKGYVEDSGEGRWTVQQAIESAVSIPVITLSLLQRFRSREMDSFSDKVLAILRQEFGGHGVVSSPDGPGQKTVGPELKQPFE, from the coding sequence ATGAGGTTAGCCCTGATAGGTCTGGGTCGCATGGGCCTGAATATGACCCGGCGTCTCCTTGGGGGAGGGCATGAAGTAGTTGTCTACAACCGTTCTCAGGACAAGGTCAAGCTCATTGAAAAGGAGGGGGCTGAAGGCACAGCCTCCTTGCAGGAGTTGGTAGCCGGAATGAAACCGCCACGGATTCTTTGGATGATGCTTCCGGCCGGCCAGGTCATTGATCAGCATATAGAGGATTTAACTCCTTTACTCTCTCCCGGCGATATCCTGGTTGACGGCGGCAACACCTATTACAAGGATGACATCAGGAGGGCCGATCAATTAAAATTCAGGGGAATTCATTATGCCGATGCCGGGGTCTCCGGTGGGATATGGGGGTTAAAGGAAGGCTACTGCCTGATGATCGGTGGAGAGAAAGAAGATTTTTTGACCCTCGAACCGGTCTTTTCGACCCTGGCTCCCGCTGAAGGATATGCCTATTGCGGCCCAACGGGGGCCGGTCACTTCGTAAAAATGGTCCATAATGGGATTGAGTATGGCCTGATGGCCGCCTACGGGGAAGGCTTTTCCCTGCTGAACGCCTCGCCTTATGGGAACCACCTGGAGTTTTCAAAAATAGCCCATCTTTGGAACCGGGGGAGCGTTATCCGTTCCTGGCTCCTGGAACTTCTGGAGGACGCCTTTAAAAAAGATCCGAAACTCACCTATATCAAGGGCTATGTGGAAGATTCCGGGGAAGGACGCTGGACGGTCCAACAGGCCATCGAATCGGCTGTCTCCATTCCGGTTATTACCCTGTCTCTTTTGCAAAGGTTTCGTTCCCGGGAAATGGACTCCTTTTCCGACAAAGTCCTGGCCATACTCCGCCAGGAGTTCGGGGGACACGGGGTTGTCAGCTCTCCGGATGGGCCGGGCCAGAAAACGGTCGGCCCTGAGTTAAAACAACCTTTCGAATGA
- a CDS encoding carboxymuconolactone decarboxylase family protein produces MESYYDPKDLPRFPEIGQDGSELAGKFFDYYNCVFSEGELSTREKSLIALAVAHTVQCPYCIDAYTQACLENGSNLTEMTEAVHVAVAIRGGASLVHGIQMRKAAQKISM; encoded by the coding sequence ATGGAATCTTATTATGACCCTAAGGACCTTCCCCGGTTTCCGGAAATAGGCCAGGACGGATCGGAGCTGGCAGGAAAATTTTTTGATTATTATAACTGCGTTTTTTCAGAAGGGGAACTTTCGACCCGGGAAAAAAGTCTGATCGCCCTGGCCGTAGCCCATACCGTCCAATGTCCTTACTGTATCGATGCTTATACCCAGGCCTGCCTGGAAAATGGTTCCAATCTGACTGAAATGACCGAGGCGGTCCATGTGGCCGTGGCCATTCGGGGAGGGGCTTCTCTGGTTCACGGCATTCAGATGCGAAAGGCCGCCCAAAAGATATCCATGTAG